One genomic window of Phycisphaerae bacterium includes the following:
- a CDS encoding glycoside hydrolase → MVHKSGKRITFIFSPGAHVQYASLIGDFNGWDINSDPMKPLPDGSFQKVKNLAPGRYEYKFYADGIFWNDAEGEAQTLNPFGTLNSVVTINGQAS, encoded by the coding sequence ATGGTGCATAAATCGGGAAAGCGCATTACTTTCATCTTCTCGCCTGGCGCGCACGTCCAATACGCCTCGCTGATCGGCGATTTCAACGGCTGGGACATCAACTCGGACCCGATGAAGCCGTTACCGGACGGATCGTTTCAGAAGGTCAAGAACCTTGCTCCCGGCCGGTACGAGTACAAGTTCTACGCCGATGGCATATTCTGGAATGACGCCGAGGGCGAGGCCCAGACGCTCAATCCATTCGGCACGCTGAACTCAGTGGTGACCATCAACGGCCAGGCTTCCTAG